The Deltaproteobacteria bacterium DNA segment CAACAGGGTGGCACTTCGGCAAAAGGAGCTGGGGTTATGGAAAGAGATTTCATGGTCGACCTACGCAGCGGCGGTTCGTGCGACTGCCCGCGTTCTCTCGGAATGGGGTGTGGGAGCAGGTGACCATGTGGCTATTCTGGCCGATAATCGTCCCGAATGGCTTTACGTTGATTTAGCTGCCCAAAGTCTTGGTGCCAGCAGCGTAGGTATTTATCAAACGAATCCACCCGATGATGTAGAGTACGTCCTCAATCACAGCGGTGCGAAATTGATATTCTGTGAAGATCAAGAGCAGGTTGATAAGTGCATGCTCATTGGTGACAAGATACCCCATATCGAACGAATTGTGATGTTTGACCCTAGAGGTACGCGTCACTACGAGGATGCGAGGTTGTCTAAGTGGGTCGACGCTTTGGCCCTTGGCGAGAAGCTGATGGCCAACGAAGCGCAGTGGTACGACGTTCGCGTTAAGCAAATGGACCCAAAAGCTCCCGCCATGGTGATTTACACATCAGGAACAACGGGTCAGCCTAAAGGTGCGATGATTTCGAACTACAATGTTTTGGCACTTGCCCGAGAAGCTTCCAAAATGCTCGGCGCAGACCATCGCGATTTCCTACTTTCGTATTTGCCACTTTGTCATGTTGCTGAAAAAATATTTAGCCTCTTTCTACCACTAACAACGGGAGCCGTTGTTCATTTTGGTGAATCTATCGAAACCGTTCAGCAGGATTTAGCCGAGGTGTCGCCGACTATTTTTCTAGGTGTTCCGCGTATCTGGGAAAAGATGCACGCTCAGGTCACGCTCAAAATGCAGGATGCCTCTTGGTTAAAGCGTGCGCTTTACCATTTCTTTGTTCCTCGAGGAGAAGCGATTGCGAAGAGAAAACGAGAGGGGCAAGCTGCTTTGCTTGACCGATTTGTTGCCAAGATTGGTGACCTTCTTGTTTTTAGACCGTTGCAGGAACGTCTCGGGCTTCGGCGTTGCCGAATTCCTGTGAGTGGAGCCGCACCGATTTCTCCAGAACTTCTGCACTGGTTTCACGGCATTGGTGTTGCCGTGGGTGAAGGTTACGGTCAAACCGAATCAACAGGTGTTAGCTTTGTGAGTCAACCGGATGCAATTCGCATTGGTACGGTTGGTCAATTGATTCCCGGGATGGAATCCAAAATCGCTGAGGATGGCGAAATTTTATTAAAAGGAGCTGCAGTGTTTTGCGGCTACTTGCACAACGAAGAATCTACTCGGCAAACCATCGATGATGATGGCTGGCTGCATACCGGTGATATCGGCGAAGTCGACAGTGACGGTTACCTCTCGATCACGGGGCGGAAAAAAGAGATTATTATTACGGCGGGTGGTAAAAATCTCTCCCCTGAAAAAATTGAAAACAGCATGAAGAACAGCGCCTATATCAAGGAAGCTGTGGCGATTGGCGACGCTCGAAAATTCATATCGGCCCTGGTCTTAGTAGATTACCATGCGGTCAGCGATTGGGCTTCTCGGCGCGATATAGCGCACACGTCACTCATCGATTTGGTTGGCCATGATGAAGTGCAAGATCTGGTGCGAGCTGAGATTGAAAAGGGCAACCAGAATCTAGCGCGTGTTGAGCAAGTTCGTTCGTTTCGACTCTTTGATAAAGAACTCCATCAAGACGATGGGGAATTAACCGCCACTCAAAAGGTGCGGCGCAGCGCGATTACCGAAAAGTATGCACAACTCATCGACTCGATGTACACAAGGACACCCTAAGCTGTGGAAGAGTTTACTCAATACCTAACGAGCGGTTTAGCGCTTGGCGCAATCTATGGATTGGTCGCTTTAGGCTTTGTCGTGATTTATCGAGCATCTCAGGTGTTTAACTTCGCACACGGCGAACTCTTAACCTTTGGCGCGGTGATGATGGTTTATCTCAGTGCGCCACCTGCTGCAGATGTGGGCAGTGGCCTTGGGGCTCCGACCGTAAGTGGATTAGGTTTACCTTGGGGATTGGCCCTTGTTCTCTCCATGGTGTTTACAGGGCTGATCGCAACGGGAATTGAGCGTGTGGGGCTTCGGCCTTTGGTGGGACGACCTGTTTTTGTTCCAATCATCGTCACGCTATTTGTGGGCGCGGTTTTACGAACCATCGTTATGTTGGTTTTTGGAAACGATGCGATGCCTCTCTTGACGCCCTGGGATTCAATGGGCGCGTTTCGGTTTGGAACGGCAATACTCGACTTCAATTCAATGGGCGCTATTGTGGCAGGTGCTTTGGCTTTCATCGGTTTCGGTCTCCTGATTCGCTACACTCGATTGGGCGTCGCGATGCGTGCCACGGCAAGCGATCAAGAAACATCGCTTGGACTCGGTATTCCGGTGGGCAAGATCTTGGGGTTGACCTGGTTTATTGCGGGGGCGTTTGCAGCCTTAGCCGGTATCTTTTTAGGAATACGAGATTACAGCGTAGATATGAACCTCGGCTTTATTGCGCTTCGAGCATTTCCGGCAGTGATTGTTGGAGGTCTTGATTCGGCAGTTGGGGCAGTGGTGGCAGGTCTTTTATTAGGCGTGCTGGAGGTGATGACTGCGGCCTATGTTAATGCAGCATTGGGACCGATGGGTAAGAACCTTCATACGGTTTTCCCTTATCTGGTGATGATCGTATTTTTGGTTGTTAGACCCTATGGGCTTTTTGGAACGACGAAAGTGGAGCGGGTGTAATGCCGACAAAACCTTTAACCACCAAATACAGCGATGAATTAAAGCTTTTCCCCGATATGTGGCACCGGGTTGGCATCGTTGTAGTGTGTTTGGCGGTGGTACTTGTGCCGCTTGTTGCCAATGCCCACTGGCTCAACATTGCTAACAATGCATTGATTGCTGTGGTTGGAGCAGTGGGAATGATGGTGTTAACGGGTTTCGCCGGTCAGGTGAGCCTCGGGCACGCAGCCTTTTTAGCGGTTGGCGCATATGGAGCAGCCATCTTCTCATTAGAACTCGGTCTTCCATTTTGGTTATGCGTTCCTATTTCGGGATTGCTAGCAGCGCTTGTTGGCTTAAGCGTGGGTCCTTTCGCCCTTCGGTTGGAAGGGCTTTACCTTGCCATCGTTACCATCGGCTTAATGTTTCTAGTGGAGCACATGTTACGCAATGGGTTGGAGATGGCATACGGTAAGGATTACTTGAGTGTACCCATGCACAGCTTTTTCTCAGAGTCGGGTGTCACGGGACTCGGCGACTTTCGAAGCTCCTGGAGAATTGGGGATTATGTAATCGATGCAGATCGAAAGATTTATTTCGTGTTTACGATTATTGCGGGTCTTGTGGTTTGGATGGGCAAAAATCTACAGCGGAGTAATTCCGGACGCGCAATGATGGCGGTTCGGGACGGCGAATTGGCTTCGGCGGCACTGGGCGTAAATGGGGCGCGGGCAAAAATGACAGCCTTTGGCGTCTCGTCGTTTATCGCAGGTGTTGCCGGGGCGATGTATGCTTTCGCTCACCCTGTTTTGACGCTTGAACCTTTTGGGTTGAAGATGAGCGTCGATTTCATCGCCATGGTCGTTTTGGGTGGAATCGGAACGATGTTTGGCGCGGTGTGGGGAGCTTTAGCTTTTACTGTTCTACAGCCGGTGGCTGAACTCTTAGGCGGCTTATTGCCATTCCCTCCTTCATTCACATCAGAACATCAATCGGTTCTTATTTTCTTTCCCACGCTCTGTTTGTTTCTGATATTTGAACCGTTTGGGCTCTTGGGAATTTGGTTGCGCCTTAAGCGTTATTTTATTGCCTGGCCATTTCGTTACTAGAGTGTGAGGCGATAGTGAGTTGCTAGGAGCATTGAGTACCATGAGAAAACTAAAGTCTTTTACAGTATTGATCGGTCTCGTGGCTTTGGTTTCAGGTTGCGCCACTTCGACAACCGCTCCGAAAGCTGTTGCGGAGTTGAGTGGGCCAGCACCGCTTATGCTCTGGAAGGTTACTTCCGACAAAAGGCCCTCGGACGGATACATACTTGGCTCAGTGCACTTGGGGCGCAGTTCTGATTCCGAAATGGATAGTGCAATACGGGAAGCATACGAGAGCAGTGTCGCTTTGATCGTCGAGGTGGATGAAGACCGTTACGATTCCTCGGAGATTCAACAATTGACGATGATGAAGGCGGCTTACCCTCGTGGCGACAGTATTATTAATCACGTATCTACGGACACCTTGGCGCTCTTGGGTCAGACTTTTTCTAAAATAGGTCTGCCCGTTAAACACTTCATGCGTTTTAAGCCGTGGTTTTTATCACTAACCGCCAGTGTGTTGGTAATGACTCGGGCGGGGTACTCCCCAGACAATGGTATCGATAAAAGATTCATTACCCGTGCTCGTGCTGAAAAAAAGCCCATCGGGGAACTTGAGAGTCCTGAGTACCAGATAGATGTTTTGTCGTCTCTGGCCCCAGAGCAAGATGAAGAGAATATGCGACACACCCTCGCGCACATCGATGAGATTGGTTCAGAGATTGAGAAAATTAGAAATGCCTACTTCACGGGCAATGTCGAGGCGATGGCCGAGATTGTAAGTTCGCCGAGCGAGGAGAACCAAGGGGTCAAAGAGTACATGGAAAAAGTCATGTATTCCCGGAATCGAACCATGTCTCAAAGCATCGATCGTTTACTTATGGACCCAGGTCCGTACTTTATCGTGATCGGCGTCGGTCACCTGGTTGGCGATAGAACTGTCCTGAATTATCTCAAAGATAAAGGATACGGGATTGAGCGTGTCGTTCCGAAGGGGATTCCTAAAATCTCTAATGAGCCAACGAATATTCCGTAATTACGGCTAAAGTGTAGGCAGATGTCGGATGTAGGTATACATGAGATATATGATCCTAGGTGAGAATAAAACTTACATTTATAATCGTGACAATAATAATCAAATAGACCTTCTTGATCAGGGGGTCTAGTCTTCCACCATGCAGGAAAAGCCCCAACCCTGCTGGAGTAAGATATGAACCACCGATTTAATGTTTCGCGGAAGCTGTGTACTGCTGTAACAGGTTCCTTTGCCTTAAAACTCTCCCTACTTTTGTCCGTTTTGATGGCTTTGGTTGCTGGACCCGCTTGGGCCGTACAAACCCCAGAGCATCTCCATGGCGAAGAGGGTTTACTCTTAAACGACGGCACCCGTACCCGCGTGGCGCGTGACAGTTCCTGGCAAATGCCTCAAGCGGCATCCAAGGGCTGGGAAACTTTTAAGAATTCTCCAGCAATCGCTGAAGCCTTTCGAGCAAACCCATCTGCCTGGAAGGCTCTTTGGGACAATTCGACGGTTGTTCCGACACGTCTCTTTGGTAAAGGGATCGCAGCTCCAGGCAGTATGGCCTCTGAAGCAGCAGCCGAGGCAGCATCGCGCGCCTTCTTAACTGAGCATATCGAGCTCTTGGCCCCTGGCGCAGTATCAACTGACTTCAGGTTGGTATCCAACCACCTCGGTGGAGACATGCGTACCGTTGGATTTTTTCAATACAAAAACGACCTTCGCGTCTTGGGGGGTCAACTAAGCTTTCGGTTTAAAAATGACCGCTTGTTTGTGATCGGCAGTGAGGCTTTGCCAAATGTGCAAGCACGAGAACTTACTTCTTCACTCTCTTCCCAAAAAGCGAAGAATATCGCCAACGCATGGATAGTAAAGCAGACCGGTTCAACTGTTCGCGCGGCAGATGTCGAAGGTCCATTTGTTCTACCTATCCTTCGAAGTGGTCAAGCACCTCAGTACGAAACAGTTGTGCGCGTCACGGTTGATGCAAAAGATCCTGTTGGCAAGTGGGAAGTCTTCCTTGACGCCAAGACTGGACAAGAGCTGGCAAGAGAGCAAATGCTCAAGTTTGCCACCAGCAATATCCAGCTTAATACCCCTGAGCGGTGGCCGGGTGGAGCACTCATTGAGCGTCCGGCTCAAGTTTTAAGAACACGCATTGACGACAGTACCTATTATACAGATGCAGAAGGCAACGTAGACATTGGAGACAACGAGTCGGCGATGGCCACCCTGAAAGTGACCGGACCTTATGTGAATGTGCGCAACTCCGGCGGTGATGACATCGAGCAGGATCAAGAACTTGTGGCTGATGGAACCTTTATTTGGGACCGCAGTGAGAACGAGTATGATGATGCGCAACTCTCGGCCTTTCAGGCGGCGACTATTGCGAAGAACCAAGCTCAAGTTTTGGCGCCGGAAATGCGTTGGCTCACAGATGACCCACTGAATGTTTACGTTAATATGGAAGATGGCAATTGCAATGCCTATTCTGATGGTACCGATATCCACTTTTATGCAGGCAGCAACCAGTGTGCGAATACCGGGCGCTTAAACGATGTTGTCATGCATGAATTCGGTCACTCTTTTCACGCCCATGCAATCATCTGGGGCGCCGGTGATTTCGATGGTGCACTGAGTGAAGGTGCCTCGGATTACTGGTCGGCAACCGTTAACAACGATCCAGGAATGGGACGGGGCTTCTTCAATTCGAATTCGCCTTTACGTCACCTCGATAACCGTAATTACGTTTGGCCAGATGACATCGACTCCGACACCCACCAAACAGGTCTCATCTTTGGCGGCGCAATGTGGGATTTACGTAAGAAGCTGGTAGAACTGATGGGCGCGGAAGAGGGCAGAGCGTATTCTGATAAACTTTTCTACGCAGCTCTCCAGCGCGCTTCGGATATTTCAGTAACATATGTTGAAGTACTCGCAGCCGACGATGACGATGGCGACTTAACAAACGGTACGGCGAATCTTTGTACAATTGTTGATGCTTTTTCACTTCACGGCTTAGCAGATCCTGAACTCAGCGGCGTCCTTGGGCGTCCGACTATGGAAAATCTAAAAGTAAGCGTTACAACTTCCCCAAGCCAATGTCCTGGAATGGGACTGAGCAATGTCCGCGTTGTTTGGCGCTGGGAAGGTGAAGAACGTGAAGAGGGTGCATCCCTGGTCGGTGAAGGAAACCGCTTAGAAGCTGAAATCCCAGCCGCTGAGCTTGGAAAAGTCGTCTACTTCAAGATTGAAGCTGAGCAGGAAAACGGAACTCGGCTTGTGTACCCGAAGAACCCAGCGGACCCTTGGTACCAAGAGTTCCACGGTGAGGTTATTCCGATTTACTGTACCGACTTCGAAAGCGAAGCTGATTTGGTGGCATGGGAAGATGAGCTTTTAGCGGGTGAAGAGCGTGAAGGTGCAAACGATTGGATGCATGGAAGTCCTCAGAGTACACCAGGCAGCGGCGATCCAACGAGTGCTTTCTCTGGCGACCAAGTTGTTGGTAACGATTTGGGCGGTGGTGAGTACAACGGTATGTATCAGCCAGATAAGCGTAACGTTTTAATCAGCCCCTCCATCAACGTGGGCGCTTATAAAAACGTTCATTTACAGTACCGTCGTTGGTTAAACGTTGAAGATGGTGAATTTGACCAAGCAACGATTTACGCCAACGACACCCCGGTGTGGACAAATCTAGCTACCGGAGCAAACGGTGATACTCACCACGAAGATAAAGAGTGGCGTTTCCACAGCATCGACGTGAGTGAGCAGCTTTACCGGGGCGGCGTTCAGATTAAGTACGAGATCCAGTCGGATGGCGGACTTGAAATGGGTGGCTGGACCATTGATGACTTCTGTATCGTAGCTTTTGTAGAGCCAGAACCTGAACCGGTTGAAGATCCAACCGGCGGTCAAGGTACAGGCAGCGGCGACGGTGAAGATGGAATCAGCGGCGAAGAAAAAGGCGGCTGCAGCTCTACCGGATCTGATGGCAACCTTTGGATGCTCTTGATGGTGGTTGGTGCGATGTCTTTGACAAGACGACGCCGAGTGCGCGTGCGTATCTAGCCTTAACAAGTAAATGATTCATGAAGAAAGCGGAAGAGCCTTGGTTCTTCCGCTTTTTTTTTGCTTTTAAGTAGCAGGTCGAAGTTTGTTTCACCGAACCGGTGAAGTTAGCTGCTTCAGCCGGCAGGCCCGCATTGAGAGGCGACTTTAGGATTGAAGTATTGTGCTAAAAAGTCGTCCGAGAAATTGTCCCGTGCAATGGCCGGCTCGATGGTGAGTGCTTGGTTTAGCCAGTATTGAGAAATCTTAGCGCTTGGGTGAGTGACGGCCAGTACTTTCACCAGCCCCGCTGCAAGTTCTCTTTCATGGCTCGTCCACAACCGGTTGATCGCGCGGTGGTACATGTTGGGTAGAGCCGGCTCATTACCGCGGCCCAGGTGTTCAAGCAGTGGGTCAAGGTTCTCGGCTTTGAGAGTTCGCTGAATAGCCTTTTCAAGTGGGTTATTGAGCGCGAGAAATAAGAGCCCAATAAAAAGAACACTTACGAAGCCTATTGAGAGTACGCTGGTCATTTGAAAATTGTCTCCCATACTTAACGGACTTGTCTAGGGACCTTGTGACAAGAGTCGCCGATTTAGCCGTTCTTCGCTTCGAAATCTTTCATGAAACTAACGAGTGCTTCCACACTTTCCATAGTACATGCATTGTAAGTACTGGCGCGGATGCCACCGACAGAGCGGTGCCCTTTCAGTGCTTTGAGTCCTGCAGCATCGGCCTGTGCGAT contains these protein-coding regions:
- a CDS encoding branched-chain amino acid ABC transporter permease: MEEFTQYLTSGLALGAIYGLVALGFVVIYRASQVFNFAHGELLTFGAVMMVYLSAPPAADVGSGLGAPTVSGLGLPWGLALVLSMVFTGLIATGIERVGLRPLVGRPVFVPIIVTLFVGAVLRTIVMLVFGNDAMPLLTPWDSMGAFRFGTAILDFNSMGAIVAGALAFIGFGLLIRYTRLGVAMRATASDQETSLGLGIPVGKILGLTWFIAGAFAALAGIFLGIRDYSVDMNLGFIALRAFPAVIVGGLDSAVGAVVAGLLLGVLEVMTAAYVNAALGPMGKNLHTVFPYLVMIVFLVVRPYGLFGTTKVERV
- a CDS encoding branched-chain amino acid ABC transporter permease, with amino-acid sequence MPTKPLTTKYSDELKLFPDMWHRVGIVVVCLAVVLVPLVANAHWLNIANNALIAVVGAVGMMVLTGFAGQVSLGHAAFLAVGAYGAAIFSLELGLPFWLCVPISGLLAALVGLSVGPFALRLEGLYLAIVTIGLMFLVEHMLRNGLEMAYGKDYLSVPMHSFFSESGVTGLGDFRSSWRIGDYVIDADRKIYFVFTIIAGLVVWMGKNLQRSNSGRAMMAVRDGELASAALGVNGARAKMTAFGVSSFIAGVAGAMYAFAHPVLTLEPFGLKMSVDFIAMVVLGGIGTMFGAVWGALAFTVLQPVAELLGGLLPFPPSFTSEHQSVLIFFPTLCLFLIFEPFGLLGIWLRLKRYFIAWPFRY
- a CDS encoding AMP-binding protein yields the protein MENLPQTLPACLEQFATDHPNRVALRQKELGLWKEISWSTYAAAVRATARVLSEWGVGAGDHVAILADNRPEWLYVDLAAQSLGASSVGIYQTNPPDDVEYVLNHSGAKLIFCEDQEQVDKCMLIGDKIPHIERIVMFDPRGTRHYEDARLSKWVDALALGEKLMANEAQWYDVRVKQMDPKAPAMVIYTSGTTGQPKGAMISNYNVLALAREASKMLGADHRDFLLSYLPLCHVAEKIFSLFLPLTTGAVVHFGESIETVQQDLAEVSPTIFLGVPRIWEKMHAQVTLKMQDASWLKRALYHFFVPRGEAIAKRKREGQAALLDRFVAKIGDLLVFRPLQERLGLRRCRIPVSGAAPISPELLHWFHGIGVAVGEGYGQTESTGVSFVSQPDAIRIGTVGQLIPGMESKIAEDGEILLKGAAVFCGYLHNEESTRQTIDDDGWLHTGDIGEVDSDGYLSITGRKKEIIITAGGKNLSPEKIENSMKNSAYIKEAVAIGDARKFISALVLVDYHAVSDWASRRDIAHTSLIDLVGHDEVQDLVRAEIEKGNQNLARVEQVRSFRLFDKELHQDDGELTATQKVRRSAITEKYAQLIDSMYTRTP